The proteins below come from a single Juglans regia cultivar Chandler chromosome 12, Walnut 2.0, whole genome shotgun sequence genomic window:
- the LOC109005012 gene encoding chaperonin CPN60-2, mitochondrial: MYRFSTNLASKVRVARSGSQQIGSRLSWSRNYAAKDIRFGVEARALMLKGVEELADAVKVTMGPKGRNVVIEQSWGAPKVTKDGVTVAKSIEFKDKVKNIGASLVKQVANATNDEAGDGTTCATVLTRAIFTEGCKSVAAGMNAMDLRRGISMAVDAVVTHLKSSARMISTSEEIAQVGTISANGEREIGELIARAMERVGKEGVITIQDGKTLYNELEVVEGMKLDRGYISPYFITNQKNQMCELEDPLILIYEKKISSLNAVVKLLELALKRQRPLLIVAEDVESEALATLILNKLRAGIKVCAIKAPGFGENRKAFLQDLAILTGGQLITEELGLNLEKVDFDMLGSCKKATISKDDTVVLDGAGDKKAIEERCEQVRSAIENSTSDYDKEKLQERLAKLSGGVAVLKIGGASEAEVSEKKDRVTDALNATKAAVEEGIVPGGGVALLYASKELEKLETANFDQKIGVQIIQNALKTPVYTIASNAGVEGAVVVGKLWEESDPNRGYDAAKGEYVDMVQSGIIDPVKVIRTALVDAASVSSLMTTTEAVVTEIPKDDKEAPAMGGGMGGMDY, translated from the exons ATGTACCGCTTCTCCACAAACCTTGCCTCGAAAGTTCG GGTCGCTAGGAGCGGCAGCCAGCAG ATTGGTAGTAGATTGAGTTGGAGTAGGAACTATGCGGCCAAAGACATTAGATTTGGGGTGGAGGCCCGTGCTCTTATGCTTAAGGGTGTCGAAGAGCTCGCCGATGCCGTCAAAGTCACAATGGGTCCTAAG GGGCGTAATGTGGTAATTGAACAAAGTTGGGGTGCCCCAAAAGTGACAAAAGATGGCGTAACTGTCGCAAAGAGCATTGAATTCAAGGACAAAGTCAAGAACATTGGTGCCAGTCTTGTGAAACAGGTTGCAAATGCCACCAACGATGAAGCAGGGGATG GGACCACCTGTGCTACGGTCCTTACACGAGCAATATTTACCGAAGGGTGCAAGTCAGTTGCTGCTGGGATGAACGCAATGGACCTAAGACGGGGTATTTCCATGGCAGTCGATGCTGTTGTTACACATTTGAAAAGCAGTGCACGAATGATTAGCACATCTGAAGAAATAGCACAG GTTGGGACAATATCTgcaaatggagagagagaaattggtGAATTGATTGCAAGGGCTATGGAGAGAGTTGGCAAAGAGGGAGTAATCACAATTCAA GATGGGAAAACATTGTATAATGAGTTGGAAGTTGTTGAGGGCATGAAGCTAGATAGGGGTTACATATCCCCTTATTTCATTACTAACCAGAAAAACCAGATGTGT GAATTGGAAGATCCTCTCATTCtaatttatgaaaagaaaatctcaagtTTAAATGCTGTTGTTAAATTATTAGAGCTGGCTTTGAAG AGACAAAGGCCCTTACTAATTGTTGCCGAGGATGTGGAAAGTGAAGCTTTGGCAACTCTTATTCTGAATAAACTTCGTGCTGGAATCAAG GTTTGTGCCATCAAGGCCCCTGGTTTTGGTGAAAATAGGAAAGCCTTCTTGCAGGATCTTGCCATTCTTACAGGAGGACAA CTTATCACCGAGGAGCTTGGCTTGAATCTTGAAAAAGTGGATTTTGATATGCTTGGAAGTTGCAAAAAG GCCACAATATCAAAAGATGACACTGTTGTTCTTGATGGTGCTGGGGACAAGAAGGCCATCGAGGAAAGATGTGAACAG GTAAGGTCAGCAATTGAAAATAGCACATCTGATTATGACAAAGAGAAATTACAAGAGAGATTGGCCAAGCTTTCTGGGGGTGTTGCTGTGTTGAAG ATTGGAGGAGCCAGTGAAGCTGAAGTTAGTGAGAAGAAGGATAGAGTGACAGATGCCTTAAATGCCACAAAGGCAGCTGTAGAGGAGGGTATAGTACCAG GTGGTGGTGTTGCTCTTCTTTATGCATCAAAAGAGTTGGAAAAGCTGGAAACTGCCAACTTTGATCAGAAGATTGGTGTTCAGATTATTCAGAATGCTCTCAAG ACACCTGTGTACACGATTGCTTCTAATGCTGGAGTTGAGGGGGCTGTTGTTGTCGGTAAGCTATGGGAAGAAAGTGACCCTAATAGAGGATATGATGCAGCCAAAG GTGAATATGTTGATATGGTCCAATCTGGAATAATTGACCCAGTGAAAGTAATTAGGACTGCTTTGGTCGATGCGGCAAG TGTGTCATCTTTGATGACAACAACTGAAGCTGTTGTGACTGAAATTCCAAAGGACGATAAAGAGGCTCCGGCAATGGGTGGCGGCATGGGTGGCATGGATTATTGA
- the LOC109004946 gene encoding dirigent protein 18-like: MSKGSRPPAIFPAILLIDLLHVGMIMAAAVVLDPAAATGKEPILELYMHDILGGSNPTARPVTGLLGNIYNGQVPFARPIGFIPPQGGVAIPNANGAVPTFNGLNGIPLGTGLIGNPNNQNQLGPDGLGLGFGTITVIDDVLTSAPELGSQTVGKAQGVYVASSADGATQMMTFTAMIEGGEYGDSLNFYGVYRIGSSMSYLSVTGGTGKFKNACGFAEVRSLIPPGQHARDGAETLLRITVHPSY, encoded by the coding sequence ATGTCGAAAGGATCACGGCCACCTGCCATTTTCCCCGCAATATTGCTAATTGATCTTCTGCACGTGGGGATGATCATGGCTGCTGCAGTAGTACTTGACCCCGCAGCAGCCACGGGAAAAGAACCCATTCTGGAGTTATACATGCACGACATTCTCGGGGGCAGTAACCCTACAGCCAGGCCAGTCACTGGCTTGCTAGGCAACATCTACAATGGTCAAGTGCCCTTTGCAAGGCCAATAGGGTTCATTCCCCCACAAGGTGGGGTTGCAATCCCCAATGCCAACGGCGCAGTTCCAACGTTCAACGGTCTCAATGGCATCCCACTGGGAACTGGCCTTATAGGTAACCCAAACAATCAGAACCAACTGGGACCAGATGGGTTGGGACTAGGGTTCGGAACAATCACAGTCATCGATGATGTGCTGACCTCTGCGCCTGAGTTGGGGTCACAGACAGTAGGAAAAGCTCAAGGAGTTTATGTGGCGAGCTCAGCAGATGGAGCTACACAGATGATGACGTTTACGGCCATGATTGAAGGAGGGGAGTATGGGGATAGCCTCAACTTCTATGGCGTATATAGGATAGGAAGCTCCATGTCATACTTGTCTGTGACTGGCGGTACTGGGAAGTTCAAGAATGCTTGTGGCTTTGCCGAGGTTCGCTCGCTCATACCACCTGGTCAACATGCCAGAGACGGTGCAGAAACATTGCTGAGGATTACTGTGCATCCGAGCTATTGA